A stretch of Acipenser ruthenus chromosome 1, fAciRut3.2 maternal haplotype, whole genome shotgun sequence DNA encodes these proteins:
- the LOC131736863 gene encoding endoglucanase A-like — protein MDNVFLFVCLLTVTFSYPIFNQRHHRLVRRDNSVSHEMAYFYQSHYAGIQNRVPVMQGVLSQHVYTYIPQQLRKVPAVNPFIPQQNQVLKMYYPNGYVQLHPQVIIPLPPVDPPTPTTTARPRLTPAAPPRPTTTSTTTPRLLPPPTPTQPSITVNGRGDI, from the exons atggaTAATGTATTTCTCTTTGTCTGTCTTTTGACTGTGACTTTCTCATACCCA ATTTTTAACCAACGACACCACAGACTAGTCAGGAGGGATAATTCTGTAAGCCACGAA ATGGCATACTTCTATCAATCACATTATGCTGGGATTCAAAATCGAGTACCTGTAATG CAGGGGGTACTATCTCAACATGTGTACACTTATATACCACAACAGCTCAGAAag gtaccAGCTGTTAACCCCTTCATTCCTCAACAAAATCAG GTATTGAAAATGTATTATCCTAATGGATATGTGCAGCTACATCCACAAGtg ATCATTCCTCTACCCCCAGTTGACCccccaacaccaacaacaactgCAAGACCCCGTCTTACCCCGGCAGCTCCCCCAAGACCAACAACCACCTCAACAACCACCCCAAGACTACTTCCGCCACCAACCCCAACACAACCTAGCATTACTGTTAACGGAAGGGGGGATATCTAA